The following are from one region of the Nicotiana tomentosiformis chromosome 7, ASM39032v3, whole genome shotgun sequence genome:
- the LOC138895270 gene encoding uncharacterized protein, with product MTDYEARFSELSRHALMILPTEAERVGRFVAVLHTGIQATMAREVEMGTSYELVVEIARRIEGVRQRSREQVTRDKRFRYSGEFRGAPSGGRCCLAYLAYVRDTTAEAPAINSVHVVREFSDVFPSDLPGRASNCICFTSAEAPLEELSST from the exons atgaccgattatgaggcgaggttttctgagttatctcgccatgcacttatgatactccctactgaggcggagagggTGGGGAGGTTTGTTGCAgttttacatactggcattcaggccactatggctcgagaggttgagatgggcacttcttatgagctggtcgtagagatagcccgcaggattgagggtgtacgtcagcggagccgagagcaggttacgaGAGATAAGCgatttaggtattctggagagttcagaggtgctccgtctggagGCAGat gttgtttggcttatctagcctatgttcgagatactactgCAGAGGCTCCGGCTATTAATTCAGtgcatgtagttcgggagttctccgatgtatttccttcagatcttccag gaagggcgagtaattgcatatgcttcacgtcagctgaagccccactaGAAGAATTATCTAGTACATGA